The stretch of DNA GACTTATTTCACTGAAAATAAACCTCGATGCTTTCATTTTCAAATGGTAGTTCCTGTCAACAGCTCTCTTATAAATAGTAGTCTGCTTCTCATCCAACAGCTTAGGCTGGAAATTCCATGTAAATAGACTTTGAGGACACTAAGTAAGCAAAAGTGCACAAAAATGGCATGTTAATATTGATTCCCAAAATTACCTTGCCTTCACCTGAGCTTGTTACAATATCAACAGCATAAACTTCATTCTCCTCGAATTCTACATCATCGACTCTTGTTTCTGGACCAGATACACTCAGTACAACCTTGTTACCATCTATCACAAACTGCTTCATCTGGTGGCTGAGAACACCTTCAACAATTTTGCAGTCAAATGCAGTAGCCACCTTCTGAATTGCATCGGTGACATCTTTGTTCTGCCAAAGAAACAGAGATTCAGAAAAACGTAATTGAAGGAGAAGCAGATGGGAATTCAGTTTACCAATAAAACCATAGTAATAATAAccagtaaatttaaattagttctATAAACCCTCATATACTAATCAAATGAAAATGTGCCCCTTACATTGTACCCGTGCTCTAAACAATACAAGTGTACCAACCCATGCAATATAGAAAAGTATGTGTAACAAGGATATCGGATAGAATGGATGACTGTACAGACAATATACAAGTCGGTACCATGCATCTATCATTAGCCAGTTCCAATGTGGGCAACAGGGAAAAGAGGGAATCAAGTCCATCTTGATCACCTCGGCAAAGTTGCCAATGATTCAGCCTATATAGATTTTCCAATTACAGATTCGAATGCATTGATCACTTGCAGAGGATTTGTTTTAGACAAATAGTGGTCAAGGTGGTACTCTGggaatattttcaaatcagaaAGGGATTGTGTTTCTCTATCAGAATAATATGACAAAAGCCTCACTTGGGTTTTCATCATATACGGAGACTGAGTAATGTAATAAAGATTCCAGTTCTACAAGCCTTACTGGAAATAGCACCTGAGGCCACTGATTCTAAGAGGAAAGAAGATGAGCCAACTCATCAGGGACTTGAGAGCTCAATAGTGCGGCGCAAGAAAGAAGAGAACACAACTAAATCtttccaattaaaaaaagaCTAGGTCAAGCTGCATAATAGCGGTTACAATAGTTGATGAGAAGCCAAGAAAAGAATACCATATCAAGCCCATGGAACAAAAATGTATGATCATCTATCAGTGTAACTATGACAAGAAAAGTGGCTTCATTGGAGTTTATCCATAGCCCACAGAATCTTCATCATCTAGAGATCAtgtcaaacataaaaaaattaaaaataaaaataaaaagcctcAAACTGTTACATGAAGAGAACATGTTAATAGAAGAAAACAAGACCAGGCAATGTTGACTCACAGCTGCGTCCTCACCAATATGCCAACAATTAATTCAgtcttgaaaaacaaaattgtacAGGGAAATTGAAATATTCCATATTATCTTGGcacaaacaattaaattttcaaaaacgcAAATCAAGTTTGTccaaaaaattttgaacaaatGTCTGCCAGCATTGGGATATAGGAATTGACCGCAAACAGATGTCCACCTAAAGCACCCCAAGCATGGCCAGGCACAATATAGGCAACAGGGAAAAAGAGGAAATCAACAAGACATCGATCACCTCGGCAAAAGTTGCCatgattttaaatgttttagcaTCATCTTATGCTCATAGTGCTTTATTCATACagttgtaaaattataaatgcatgCGAAAACAGTATATAACTTGCCCTCAGCCTTGAGCACCTGCTCACAGACACCCACCCACACCCAAAACAGGCCCGCCCAGGAAAGAGGAGAGCAAAAGTGTTGATCTTTCAAACTGGTcagtttttgaaaatattagttcaaACACAATGGAAACATTATATGTCACATAGATTTTCGTCACGCTAGTCTCAATATGTACCAGCCTACTAAAATTCAGGCAGCCAAGTTCAAATACATGAAATaatgttttcataaaatgtaGTGATATAGCATTCCCCTATCAGAGTAACTATGACAAAAAGCTTCATTTGGATGTATAACCATAGCCTATATCAGGAGTTCATCATTTAGGGGAAAGCGCAAACTGAAACAGACTATttccatttcaaaatttaagcAAGGAtcaaacaataaacaaaacGAGTTAGTCACCAGAAAAATGTTAGAAATAAAATAGGGAAATACCAATCGTATTTTTGCTCTCAACTATATCATGAAAAAGACATTTTGAAGGAAGTACAATCAAGTCAAAATATCAGCAATAATTTCTATATACTTTTGATTTGCAAGTAACATAGTCTTCAATAACCGCTCAAACAATAACTTTGGCATGATTCAGTAAGCCTGCATGCATATAGAACCAACTTCATAACTGTACTTATTATAAAAAGAGACCTAAGAACATGCCTTAAAGCAGAGTAACGGATGACTTGAATACATTGCATCATAGCGGCTCATCCGCAGAAATAagcacatataaaataaatttcatctagaaaacaaattcaaaattgaCACAATTCTAAATAACAGTGATCATGAATCAATAGGATGAATTGAGACAGTCTTCTGtaattaattacttatattacttatataaaaaaatcattattcaaatttcatatCCAAGAAGTACGATAGATAATCTAACTCATAGCTTACGTTTCTTCCTGGCCTCACAAGCCTCAAAGCAACCTCTGCAGCAGTATTAGCTGCGGCAATAACATCAGCTGCCCTTCCAGTAACTGGGCCTTCCTGAAGAACATGAGTATGCGCCACTACGGCAATAAACCCATCAATGTGGCAACCCATATCGCTGTATCCAGAAAAATAGAAGTATCACATTTAGAATTGCCCAAAAATTAGTTCGTTGCACTTGGCAGCAGGTACGCAACATTTAAGCTATgatgacatttttttataagaaactaaaaaattaaaaggaaagcTTACATTTTTAACACATCACCTTCTTCCAGCAGTGTCTCATCGCTGGCAAGCggagaaaaatgagaaacagTGTTGTTGACAGAAATGCAAGTTGGGAAAGCAACACCCCTCTCGATTTTCTTCTTAACATTTTTGTACATGCTTCCAGTTTGCCTTTTATACACAAACAGCAGGGCCCACACTCATTACAATATAGAATTGAAAAATCCAGATAAACTTGAAAAGTAAGCacaataaatttagaaaaaatttaaaaacttaaaaaacttaCTCTCGGATGTACGAATCACCCCTCTCACAAATGTCTACAATCTTAGCCTTTGGTTTGCATTCGGATACTACTAACTGCAAAGCCTCTGTAGATTTTCCAAGTTGTTTATCAATATATACCGcaatcaaaaaacaaaagcagaGGCAACTAAATCCTATACATATAGAGAGTGAAAGTGAGGGTAAGAGAGTTTATTACTGTTAATTATCTCGGCGGCGCTCTTGTATTTGGTGACGACTTCAGGAGAAGAGAGATCCAACTCCTTCTCCTCCCTTTCATCGTCTGACATCGTTATGAAGATTTGGGAATTAACAACTgaaatttgggaaaaaaaaaaaacaacaagaaCATTGAGCTAAGTAAGaaccaaaaaattatttaaataaaaaagaattaaaactgGCTCAGAAGCAAAGCGCATCAGGGAGTGTTACATTGAAACACAGATAGACGAACGAAAGAGCTGGATTCAGCACGGACAAAATGATGGAGATGGAAGGGAAGCTAGTTTGGGCACTGGAGTTAAGCAGAGGATGTCAAAAGGTAGCACCGAGTGAAAGGTGGCTCACCAAGAAGCTAGGGTTACGAACCTTTATGCAGCGTTGGCTTATATaagacttttttttgttttatagccTGGCCTtggctttttattttatttatttttaaatttttaaataattattaattactatcaAAATACGAACATgtgatattttcaaatgtcaagttaattaaaattatattcaaataatattaattacctAATATCTTGtgatagaataaaaatattatataatctatctttttttctcaacaatttaTAATCTATCTTGTTTGAGTacctaataatttttcacatttttctgttatttaacGTATTACACGTTTATTTTAGTGTATAGAATTTTGCCCCTTAAATTACTACATTTTCTAATATCAAATTATAGAAGTTCAttttactcataaaatattGTTCGTGTTccaatttatcattttcttgaATATTGAATTGGTAATTTCAAATTAACCAATTTAAGTTACGAGGCTCTTCACTAATTAGGGCGGGGGTGGGATTTGCCTCCTAGGATCCAGCCCCACACCCTGAGAGTGGGCACCTCATCTGAGTGCTGAGGTCGGATTTGGAACCCTGGTCTGTCCACCCCCTCCCACGTCAGGCCCAAATGGCCCCATGGCTCACAAGTCCCAAAATCTATTTATGGGCCAAAAAATGGCTCATAACCTATTTCTGAACTATTTTGGAtccagatattaaaaaaattaaaaactatattatacctattacaaaaaatgaaacaaaggtTGTTaaagcataaaacataaaaatctaaattctaACTAAGTTAGTAACttttaaggtctcgtttgattacacagatgagatgaaagttgaataaaatattgttacaatataattttttaatataatttttattttcatatttgaaaaagttgaattattttttatattttaattgagagtttggaaaaattgtaataattagaagagatgaaatggtttgtgaaaacaaattatgcaagttttaaCCAATaatactaaactattacaataatacaaattaatctaaaactattacaaatattacaaattgtcaaataatttaaatgaataataacgTTTCAATGAAATTACAAATTGTAGCAAGATCAAGATGACTTTAAAATTGACTTTAAGTCTTGAGATTGGAATTTGGGGAGTCGTGGGCAAGTGAGGCTATGAGATTATATTTCTGAAACattaatagaaaaacaaattacaattacaaacaatatatacataggtaaaaaaatctaaaaatttaaaactacaagTTCAAATCAAGATGAGATCGTAAGGTTTTGGTTGTAGGCCTTTATATCAATGATTCAATATTAGATCACTAGGAATTTGGGATTAGGGTCGGAAATTGGGCAAGTGAAACtataaaacctgaaaaaaaaaatcataaataaaaacattatatagatatgtgaaaaagttaaaaaattaaaaatacaaactaagatgagattgagatcaAAATGAGATCATTGGAATCCTTCACTCTCCAAGTATTTAAAGTATGTTTGGAACCCTTCACCATTTACAAACTGAAATGGTAGCTCGTCTACTATAACCATACGAGTTAGGTATCTCCTACACTTCTCTGGATCATATTTTGTATACTCTTTCAATGTTCTCCCTCCTTCCCTTACTCTCATCCACTATTCTTTTAAGTCCAATCTCCTGTTTAGATTGactattttcttgtaaaaaatgtttaattgaACTCTTTTTATATTGTTCTTCTAAGTGGACTTTCAATTGAGATGTATCATGTCTCTTGTAGGAACATCCATACACTTCAGCACAATGATTACACTCAGCTTGGGGGGTCATCACCCTatattttggtgaaatgagACCACACAATTGAAACTGGCTGCTTATTTGGTGGGACCATGTGTGTAGGCATAGGGGTAGTGGTAGGGGTAAGCGTGGTAGGGGTAATGGTAAGGGTTTCAATTAGGGTAGGAGAGCTAGCACTAACGCTAGTGGTTGGATTTGGCTCACTGTCCATTCTTGTTGACTCAAAAAAACATGACATGATACCATGATGCAAAAATCAcacaataattaaaatcatataattatgaaCATCCAAAtagttttggggtttcaatattgaaaccccaaaacatCTAGGGATTCAATCCTGAAATCCCTAAcataatttagggtttcagattgaaaccctaaattaatttaggagttCAGACCTAGATACTCAAGCACAAGTCACAAAAATCACATCCaatctccacagcacacaaatcACAATCCAAATCTATTCATCAATCACATCCTCCAAATCCAAACATCAAGACACAATATATtgtaaaactcaaaaaaatggCTCGGATACTTACAGAATGTAGGAGAGAGAAACGCTTGGAAACGACAATGGCTACTGAGGGTACAAGAGTGGGGATTAGAGAGCTGAGAGAGATAGGTCTGAGAGACTGAGTTGAGGGAGGGAGTTTTAGGCTTTTAGTAAAATCACGTCGTTTtaatataagtataatttttttaaaatacatacatatatatatatatatatatctggagTGGGGTGGGGCAACACAGATGGGGGCCTAGCCCATATCGCCTCTTGCACTAGTTGGGGTGACTAGATTCGGGCGAATTACCTTGCCGCCTACATCCAACGAACGGGGCCTCTACTCCTCCTAGGCCAAGATCGGACAAGGTGGGGCGGGGTGGTGGCAAGCAGGAGCCCCTCCGCCTAGCCCTATCAATAATAAAGAAACCATTAGAGCATTGATATATGAAGTTAGAGACAACAAaagtatgatatttatatgaGTTCATTATAAGCAATTTATGAGAGTGTACCACATTTATGTGTCAAAAAATAGTATACTCCTAATAtagaaattagagaaaatttCAAGTTGTAGCtccaaaatatgattatttattttttaaaattaaaccttcaacttgtaaaaaaaaatattagatcgAGTT from Juglans regia cultivar Chandler chromosome 4, Walnut 2.0, whole genome shotgun sequence encodes:
- the LOC108995182 gene encoding ERBB-3 BINDING PROTEIN 1-like isoform X1 is translated as MSDDEREEKELDLSSPEVVTKYKSAAEIINKALQLVVSECKPKAKIVDICERGDSYIREQTGSMYKNVKKKIERGVAFPTCISVNNTVSHFSPLASDETLLEEGDVLKIDMGCHIDGFIAVVAHTHVLQEGPVTGRAADVIAAANTAAEVALRLVRPGRNNKDVTDAIQKVATAFDCKIVEGVLSHQMKQFVIDGNKVVLSVSGPETRVDDVEFEENEVYAVDIVTSSGEGKPKLLDEKQTTIYKRAVDRNYHLKMKASRFIFSEISQKFPIMPFTARALEEKRARLGLVECVNHDLLQPYPVLHEKPDDFVAHIKFTVLLMPNGSDRITSHPLQELQPTKTIDDPEIKAWLALGTKTKKKGGGKKKKGKKGDKTEESTEAEPMDSTTNGAASQE
- the LOC108995182 gene encoding ERBB-3 BINDING PROTEIN 1-like isoform X2; its protein translation is MSDDEREEKELDLSSPEVVTKYKSAAEIINKALQLVVSECKPKAKIVDICERGDSYIREQTGSMYKNVKKKIERGVAFPTCISVNNTVSHFSPLASDETLLEEGDVLKIDMGCHIDGFIAVVAHTHVLQEGPVTGRAADVIAAANTAAEVALRLVRPGRNNKDVTDAIQKVATAFDCKIVEGVLSHQMKQFVIDGNKVVLSVSGPETRVDDVEFEENEVYAVDIVTSSGEGKPKLLDEKQTTIYKRAVDRNYHLKMKASRFIFSEISQKFPIMPFTARALEEKRARLGLVECVNHDLLQPYPVLHEKPDDFVAHIKFTVLLMPNGSDRITSHPLQELQPTKTIDDPEIKAWLALGTKTKKKGKKGDKTEESTEAEPMDSTTNGAASQE